One Salvia splendens isolate huo1 chromosome 12, SspV2, whole genome shotgun sequence genomic window carries:
- the LOC121758532 gene encoding fructokinase-2-like, which yields MVKQTSGLIVSFGEMLIDMVPTVSLAEAPAFVKAPGGAPANVAIAAARLGGNTAFVGKLGDDEFGLMLAGILKENGVSTQGVCFDKVARTALAFVTLRADGEREFMFYRNPSADMLLTPPELNLPLIRSAKIFHFGSISLIGEPCRSAHLKAMEEAKAAGALLSYDPNLRLPLWPSAKEAREGMLSVWDKADVIKMSDDELCFLTHNSSFDDESALSLWRPNLKLLLLTLGQKGCRYYTKNFKGAVEGYSLKRVDTTGAGDAFMGALLRKIVDDLSIIEDEERLKEVVRYASACGAISTTKKGAIPALPSHSQVLTLLNQDHI from the exons ATGGTGAAACAAACAAG CGGCCTTATCGTGAGCTTCGGCGAGATGTTGATCGACATGGTGCCTACAGTGTCGCTGGCGGAGGCGCCGGCGTTCGTGAAGGCACCAGGAGGCGCGCCGGCCAACGTGGCCATAGCCGCGGCTCGGCTCGGCGGGAACACAGCCTTCGTGGGGAAGCTAGGCGACGACGAGTTCGGGCTGATGCTCGCCGGAATACTGAAAGAGAACGGCGTCTCCACCCAAGGCGTCTGCTTCGACAAGGTCGCGAGGACCGCGCTGGCCTTCGTGACCCTACGCGCCGATGGGGAGCGTGAGTTCATGTTCTATAGAAATCCTAGCGCCGACATGCTCCTAACTCCGCCCGAACTAAATCTCCCACTTATTAGATCC GCGAAGatattccattttggatccataAGCCTGATTGGGGAGCCATGTAGATCGGCACATCTGAAAGCGATGGAGGAGGCGAAGGCAGCAGGAGCGCTGCTGTCGTACGACCCGAACCTGCGGCTGCCGCTCTGGCCGTCGGCGAAGGAGGCTCGGGAAGGGATGCTGAGTGTGTGGGACAAGGCTGATGTGATAAAGATGAGCGATGATGAGCTTTGCTTCCTCACACACAACTCCAGCTTCGATGATGAATCTGCATTGTCGCTTTGGCGCCCCAACTTGAAGCTTCTTCTTCTCACTCTTGGGCAAAAGGGCTGTCGATACTACACCAAG AATTTCAAGGGAGCAGTGGAAGGTTACAGTCTAAAGAGGGTGGACACAACCGGAGCAGGCGATGCTTTTATGGGAGCCCTCCTTCGTAAGATCGTGGATGATCTTTCCATCATCGAG GATGAGGAGAGGTTGAAAGAGGTGGTTCGGTATGCGAGTGCATGCGGAGCTATCTCGACAACTAAGAAGGGAGCCATCCCAGCTCTTCCTTCTCACTCTCAAGTCCTCACTCTTCTCAACCAAGATCATATATAA
- the LOC121759583 gene encoding RHOMBOID-like protein 13 yields MGKPLIYEIWEKPATSCIIAICSLIWFYIQKKGIGYSHVGLKYDTALEGHHWRVITSAFSHISILHLVFNMSALWSLGVIEELGHLGLGVEYYLHYTMLLVVLSGLLVLGMYHILINKFKIDYFRRVTAVGYSCVVFGWMTILSTKQPSSKLELFGFLSLPISFAPFESLIFTSIIVPQASFIGHLSGIIVGYAIAWGVIHGMTNYWAVSMLGWIVLVFIFSLKKSGTYNFSFLKIESMEDSSLPSVRFLSSRNGGVLNLV; encoded by the coding sequence ATGGGGAAACCCTTAATCTATGAGATTTGGGAAAAACCAGCAACGAGTTGTATAATTGCGATATGCAGTTTGATTTGGTTCTATATTCAGAAAAAGGGGATTGGGTATTCACATGTGGGGTTGAAGTACGACACTGCATTGGAGGGCCATCATTGGCGGGTAATCACATCTGCATTCTCTCATATTAGCATCCTTCATCTTGTTTTCAATATGAGTGCACTCTGGAGTCTTGGGGTTATAGAGGAGTTAGGGCATTTAGGGCTTGGTGTCGAATACTATCTTCATTACACGATGTTGCTGGTTGTGCTCTCGGGGCTGCTAGTTCTCGGTATGTACCACATTTTGATCAATAAGTTCAAGATTGATTACTTCCGTAGAGTGACTGCTGTTGGATACTCATGTGTTGTTTTCGGGTGGATGACTATACTGTCGACAAAGCAGCCCTCTTCGAAGCTGGAGCTTTTCGGGTTCCTCTCCCTTCCTATCAGTTTTGCACCTTTTGAGTCCCTCATCTTCACGTCTATAATTGTGCCACAAGCAAGTTTTATTGGTCATTTATCTGGGATCATCGTTGGGTACGCCATTGCCTGGGGCGTGATACATGGGATGACCAACTACTGGGCTGTATCGATGTTGGGATGGATTGttcttgttttcatttttagtttgaaaAAGTCCGGTACGTACAATTTCAGCTTTCTCAAGATTGAATCCATGGAAGATTCTTCCTTACCATCTGTGCGGTTTCTTTCTTCTAGAAATGGTGGTGTTTTGAATCTTGTGTAG